The Lycium barbarum isolate Lr01 chromosome 4, ASM1917538v2, whole genome shotgun sequence nucleotide sequence AAGTCCCTCAGGCTGAGTTTTGGTAATACCCTCACTGCCTACTTGAGGAAGTTGGCACCTCACTTGGAGAGTCCACATGACGGGGTGCTCGAGTGCCCGGACAATATGATCGACATCTCTAATTTCAAGTCTCTCGAAAAGTGCACTAAACTCAACTTGACTCCAGCTCAAGAAAGATCAGCCCAATCTACTGTGCTAGCGCAACTTTATAAGATTACGATGATGACTGTGATCACTTCGAGTTGGATGTCTCGAGTGTGTTTGCGGAATGCCCTCACACCACTTACTCACAAGTTCTTATTGGAGAGGAGGGCAAGCTGCCAGCTGATGAGGTTTTGTGCTCCGCGGACCTTGTAGCAGCCGAGATGGAGGAAGGTAGTGAAGAAGAATCCCAAGCACAGGATgctgatgatgatgaggaagaaGATGTCGAGCCGTCTGATAGTGAGGCTGAGTATCATGAGGATgatgactaggccctagtgggcctcagggagtatttcttgcCTTTGTTTTTAAAATTTTCCATCTATATGCTTCGAGGGCAAAGCATGATTTAAGTATGGGGTGGGAAATACATCCCTTGTAACAACATTTTTGAGGTTTAGGATGGTGATCAAGTTACCGTAGGTTTCTTTTTGGTAGTTTTTGAGTCTTAACAGtcgggaaaaaaaaagagaaaagaactgAAAAACAGAAAATAGAAACTTTCTAGTTAGTCGTTTGCTTTCCTAGTATTGTTTCCCACTAGCTTATTGAAAACAAGATGGTGCTTAAAGTTGAGAAAACAAATGGGTGTTGATGGGATAGAATGGGTAGCTTGTGGTTGAAAGTTATGGTTGATGAAGGATGGTGCAAAATGAATTATGAAGGATCACCATCCACCTAACACTAACTACTCCTATATATAGACTCACTTCTACACGATTACAATGTGATTTAACTTAGCCACCAGTCTAACTAACCGACTCATCCGTGGACAACTGTTCACAGCTTATATGCAGCTGGAATCGTGCAGCAACTAACTGAGCTAACTGAGTGCGTGTGTGTGCTTGTAACTAACTCTGTACACGTAGACAACTAACTTTGTACACATAGACATGGAATGAAACTGCGGATCATGGATTGATCATCATGAACTGTGCATCATGAATTGCATCACGGATTTGATCATCATGGAACTCTTGTACACTTCTCGATCTGCTACATCCCCTCTCAAGCTAGGAGTAATGAAGATGTTCTTCATTCCTAGCTTGGAAACAAGGTAAGAGTGCTGAATGTGAATGAGACCTTTGGTGAGCAAATTTGTAGGTTGCTCTTTAGTAGGTAAATGCATTGGTTTGATGAGACCAAGTTGGATTTTCTCTAGAATAAAATGATAATCAATGTCAATGTGCTTTGTTCGCTCGTGAAACACAGGATTTGCAGCAATCTGAAGTGCAGATTTGCTGTCACAATGGATAAGAATAGGCAACTGCAATGACACTCCTAACTCCTTGAACAACCAAACCAACCATACCATCTCAGCTACTGTAGAAGCCACGATATTCAGCTTCAGCTGAGCTACGAGATACAGTGTTTTGCTTCTTGGATTTCGAAGATATTAATGAATTTCCATAAGTCACAAAATAGCCAGTAATGGATTTTCTAGTATTAGCACAAGAATCCCAATCAGCATCACAGTATCCTGTCAAGTGATCTGAGCCAACTGAAGACATAAGAATCCCTAAACCAGGTGAATGTTTGACATACTTAATCACTCTAATAGCAGCCTCCATATGAGAACTTTTTGGATTGAAGAAACAGTACCGTGAAAATGAAGCTATATCCCATCTCAAGAACAATACGCTGAAAATAAATTTTCCTCCACGTAATCTTCAAATAATCCTCACTCATAATAAAGAGCCTCACCAGAGAAATCAACAACTCTTGTAGTGAGAGCATAGCAATGAAGTTGTTTACCCAAGCAACGAGTATATGCAATTTGGTCCAAAGCTGCAACTAAAATATGCTTTAAAAGGGGTTTTGTTTGGTTCCCAACTCTAAAGCTTTTCAAGAAAAACATATAATATGGAGTTTGGTTATGCCCATGCTGCATTTAGAGCTGTTGTTATCACTGTTTTGTCTCTCCTTGCTGCTTTCTCTAAGAGTTTCTCTAACTTGCTTTGCTTCTTCTCCTGAAATTGTAGACAAATTTGGTAATGATTTTAAAAACTATTTAAAGAAGAGTTCAATTTAACCTCTTCAAGAGATCTCAAATGTTGTCACAAGAATTATATACTTAAAACATTCTGttgagaaaaaaaatagaaaacataatttcttttgttttgtgCTTCACAAATAAGTTGACTCAAAATTTGTGGACCTAAAAGTGTAAGATTTGGgtctaagaaaaaaaaaaaaaatctcacgcAACTACCGTCAGTTATACTGTTCGACACATAACAAAGTTTTTTCAACCAAGAAAAAAGAACTTACTTTTGAAACATTTGCAGTACTATTATAGTGATGAAGCAAATTTCCAGTCGTGGAACCATTTGATGAGGGGGTTTTGTTCACATAGTTCGAGTCGAAAGACAAAAGCAGATTTGTAGTTGTAATTAGAAAAGAACTGGAAATTAGGGTAAGAAGAAGAGTGATAAAAGAGGAGACATGAAAGAGAAACAACTGATAATAAAAGGAAAATCTTTGCAATGTTAAGTGAAGAAACTTTTTTGTTGGTGGTGAAGGCCATTATTGGAAGTGGTGGAGCTCCGAGGCGGATTCAAGATTTAGAGATTGCGGGCACCATTATTTTATATAGGCAATATCTATCACTAACCCCAAAGACCGGATAGGAAGGATAAGCCGGTTAAGTTAATTTTGGGATAATTCGATTAGGTCTTTATCTCTTTATtcgcaaataaataaataagtttgGTTAAGCTTTTTTCACAAttgatttaaaaaattaaattctaGTCTAGAAGAAAACGACAAAACAAATAACTCTTGAACGAGCGCATCCAATTAGTATTTGCTAATATGTAGCTTAATTATTACATATTCTTTGTTTGACTACATTAATTTACATTCaatattttgaattaattttttCCATCTCAATTATCAAGCTTTATGTCAATTgtttgcccaaaaaaaaaaaaaaaaaaaattttcaaaatattcaACCCAAAATATCTAGCAAAACAAACCCTTTTGATCTttcaaaatttaataaaatagtGCTCAAATTATCCTCCAATATAGATGAATATCACGTCATCAGAAAGATAAAAATTATATgttaattaaataaaatcaattgaaAAGAAATTTCTTATGAAGTAAATTTTAATGAAAGAAACAAAATAATGGTTGTTGTAagtaaattgaaaaagaaaaaagatgatgatgagattttttttttttttgtaacaatgaagaataaaaagaagaaaaaagaggaaaagaaaaggaaGGAGGAAAGAGAGGTGAGGTAGGGAAAAAAAACAGACGTTTAAATGCCTGCTGCAGGAATCAATGTAGGAATCGAACTCGGGCGTGAGAAACAAAGAGCTTAAGTGGCCTGCTCAAACCACTGGCACCAGGGCAGGTTCATTTACTCAAGGTGCCATTTAACATATAAATAGGTTTCTCCACAGATATTTACATACAGACTCGAAATTTTTGCCGAAGCGTGTGGGTTACGTGGCATCCCTACCTCATAAGGTAGATCCGCCCCTGGTGGAGCCCCACCCCTTAGACATAAAGAATATTAATACTTGATTCCCTGGGGTTAATTTCTATGTGATTATCCTTAAACTGAAAAAGGCTTTTCAACTTTATGTATACTTCGTTTCGTTTTAAATAAGATCTCTGAATTTTACTTTACATTGAATACACTTATTTGTTTACTTATGTACTCCTCCGTTTTATAGTATTAATTAAGTGTTGTTTTTACCTTTTCATTTTAGTTCAAAATAAGTGGCGCTTTACATAATTTAGAAAGTATTACTTcattattttcttccaaatttacctcTATCTAAATAAGTGAGATTTTTATGTAACTGAGAAACTATATTAAATAGGTATTATTTAATTAAGGGTAAATTAGTAGAAACAATTCTACTTTGTAGGAGTGAATAATTTTTCTTAATGGGCGTGTCCAAGCTAAAAGgaccacttattatgaaacgaaGAGAACAATAATTATTAtgaaataattaataataatcatTTGATGAGATctataattaattaagttaatcaGAGCATTAATGATGACAGGAAGCTATCccaaaataatactccctccgtcccatattagttgACCACATTACTAAAATTATCTGTCCCAAAATACTTGTCCTTTTAACAAATCAGGATacgattaattatttttttcctattttatccttaacgttaattgtttttcaaagtaaccaatattgattagagtgtAATTTATTAGAGAGAGATAAGGgtaatatagtaaaaatatatttttatttatgatttcttaaaggGCGTGTAAAAGAGAAAGTGGCCAATTaatatggaacggagggagtactctTTTTGTCTCAAATTATCTCTCGTGTTTTCTAAAAAAGTTGTctaaaattatttgtcatttttagaattttaaaacaaaattaattatttttccaTTTATCCTTAAAGGTATTTGTCTTCAACAAAAAACAACAATATACCTAGTGTAATCCCTCACTGTCTTGAAGACTACAAACACCTGATCAATAGAGCAAGTTTTTGGCGGAGAAAGATTATATTTTAAGACATAAAtgagggtaaaatagtcaaaatgagggtaaaatagtaaaaaatgtctcctaattaatattttatTAAGGGACGTGTAAAAGAGAAacgcgacaaataatttgagacggaggaagtatcACGTTTcatttttcgagagtcaatttgactcaTCCTTAAAGCTAAAGTTGATTAAATTAATTTAGTATTTAAAAAAAACCTTAAACATTTGAAaactattaaaaaataatattatttgCAGTTttattctcatatcaatatggtGAAAAAAAATATCTTAGAGATAttttcggtatgaaggaaaatgttttctagcAAAATAAGTGAGTTTCTTATTTTTCTCGTGTTTGGGTATGTACGCAAAAAATAGTATCTTGAaaacatttgtatataatctagaaaAGTTTTCTGGGAGGTGGTGAGGGTGTGGGGCGTAGGCGGGTGGTGGGGATGAGGGCTACGAGGGTGGGGGTAAAGATGAGGTGTGTTGGAGAGTGGGGAGGACACAATCAATGTGTAATGTCACTTGTGAAAAATATTTCCTTACTCCCACACCATAAGAGAAGTCAATTTCCTTATTTTGAAAGGACTTGTTTTTCTAGAAAAAATGTTCTCCAACATTGTTGACCAATATTCAAACATGGAATTGAAAAATGTTTTCTGAAATATTTTGCTCCGTTCAAATAATTTGAATCACTAAAAGCGTAACGTAATAATTATTTTGTGACCGAAAGAGTACTATAGTTTTGGAAAATTGCTTCTTGTATTTATTTAGATCAATTAGTTATTTTGAGCCCGTTTTCGAGTGCGTTAACGACAGCACAACAGTATGAAAGTGATGAAATCCTTCCAAGTAAATTTCCCATTTTCGTCTTGCTTCCTTTCTACTATATATGCATTAGAGGTTCTCGACTACTttacatttttatttcatttatgttTCTCCATTTTCAGGTTCAATTGCTTTGTTGTTTTTTTAAGCCAGAAGAAGTAATATGCCACCAGTTATATATTaatgggaaaaaagaaaaagaaaaattagcTAATATAGCAAAAAGCATATTCTCTATGTTAATTAATTAGACTCAGAGTACTTCAACAGCAAGAAGATAGAAGGAAACAAGCAAGAGGCAGAAAAGCACACCAGTAATGGTCTACTAGCTATGCCTATGTCAACAGTATGAAAGTGATGAAAATATAGGTGGAAAGCTTAGTGCGTAAGAAAGAACTTTTAATTGAGTTCAGTCTTTTGTTTCGAGGAATTTTAATACTCTACGTCTACAAACATGTAATGCACAAAATGCTAGTGTAAGCTGTTCTATTATTCGAAATATAAGATATTATGGAGCTActcattattttttaaattagtaAAACGATAAGCACTGTTTGTTAGTTGGGGGAAGGATCCGTGGATTTTTTGTGAAACTTATACTCAAAATCCTTGATGAACTTATTGAATCTCTTAAAGAGTTTTTATGCTCTACTTCAATTAATTAAAGATCGAGTTAAAAGAGAATTCCGCTTTACAAAACATCTTTGTTAAGAACCTAGGCGACTTGCTTTAAAGCGCTTGGAAGAATTGAATTAATCAAAATCTAGAAGATACCCTTCATAAAAAGTGAGATTGGTAATCTTGAACATAAGGCAAGTTACCTGCTGTAACAAACATAAATGATCTGATAGTGTAAACTTTTTTTACACGGTAAATGAATATTAGTTAATAATATATTATAAtaagagaaaatactcaaaaggaaataaaaagaaaaagaacagaCTGAGAAAATACCAATATAAATAAAAAAGACTAAGAAAAAAAGTTACATGAAGGATTGTACACTTACACGGACCAAGAAAAATAGAAGAAGATAGATTGTTCTTTTAATAACTCAATTTAACCACAGATTCTTGGGACAGTCCAAGTTTGTGGCTTTGACACCCTTTCATCACCAGGCAAAGCCATATACTTTTCCCAATCATCTAGCGCCATTGTTAAGTCATGCATTTTATTATCAATTCCAATACAACAATTTACATGCATTGTGCAAACAAGATTGAGATCTTTACTTGGCTCACAAAATCCCCCAAATAGAGCAGTGTCCAAAAATCTTATTTTCAGTCCAATATCTTTGATGAATGGGTTGAATTTGATCATGTTGAGCACGTCTTGATCGTGTTTTCCTGGATGAGCCTCTCTTGCATTGTACCAGAATTTGTAAAATTGGACGGTACgttgatttgatttgacataGTGAAAACCGGAATTTGGTGAATTGTTCCAGTTCATATAGTCGTACGAGTAATGGTCGCATGAAATTTGGAAATCGGCATCCGGATAAAAATGTACAAAAGGTTGTCGAAACCACAATATATCAGCATCCTGAAAGGACAAAAACAATACTTGTTATAGATAGGACAATAGCAATATATACAAATTTCAAGGCGTAAACATATTAATGGATGAATATCTGAAAGCTGATTACTGGACCACCTAGAAAAATGACATTCAAATTAAAGTCAGACTATGATCTAGAAAATTCTACGTAATTGTTTTAAATGAATCTTTCGTTTCTTTTGTTAACTAATGAATGATGAAGAGTAAAGAAGAGGCCATGCATATCGAAGAAGTTTCTCCAtttctcttccaagttcataaCAAAGCTTACACAGCCAATTAATTAATCCTAGGTTATGGTTGGTTCTCATTTTATAACACCCAACAATGTAATTTAACTTGTTATAGTATCTATACACCACTTGCTTTATTTTTTAAGTTTAACTTGTATACTCTGACGACGGTCTAAATAAATTTTTACACTATCATATTATTTGGTAGATAACTACAAAGTCCGTTCGTGAAGATGAGATGAGTAATCTAGAAAATTCAGATATTGTGTAAAAATTCTTTACGGTGTAAATGAATGGATTTATTTAAACCCTCATTTATCAGCTAGTTTCACTAATTATGGataattatttctaatttttagGTGATCTGATAGTGTAAAAGTTTTCTTATGTGATTAATATATAGGTAATAAAATTAATGTTAATGATAAAGTGAAGGAAGAGTACCGTGAAAATGAAGTTATATCCCATCTCAAGAACAATACACTGAAAATAAATTTTCCTCCATGTAATCTTGAAATAATCCTCACTCATATAAAGAGCCTCACCGGAGAAATCAACACCTTTTGTAGTGAGTGCATAGCAATGAAGTTGTTTCTCCAAGCAACGAGTACATGCAGTTTGGTCCAAAGCTGCAACTAATACATGTTTCAAAAGTGGTTTTGTTTGGTTTCCAACTCTAAAGCTTTTCAAGAAAATATCAAATATGGAGTTTGGCTCTGTCCATGCTGCATTTAGAGCTGTTATTATCACTGTTTTGTCTCCCATTGCTGCTTTCTCTAACACTTTATCTAACTTGCTTTtttgctgcttcttcttcttcttctcctgaAAATATACATTAATCTGGTAGTAATTTTTTAATACAATTTACTCTCACCatctatttttacttgtccactatacaGGGCGGCTCAAAAAATGGTGGCCTATAGCCAAACTGCAATACGAGGACTTAATTTATTTTGTGTTATTTATTTCAATGACAAATGTGGATGACCCAAAAAGATCTATATCCAAAAGTAATGTAAAGATTCAAATGAgttattttttcttttcaacaCTAATATCAATcataatttcagtttttttttttttttatacttgtTCCATCCCGACATACTTGTCATATTTCCTTTCTAAAGAGTCAAATCGTATACATTTTGATCAACATTttaaagatgtattttttcatcacattgatatgagaaaaattacaAATTACAGTACTTTTCGTAGCTTTTAAATACCTTAACTTTAAATATATTAAATTAATCCTATTTTTAGCTTCGAATATTACAAACCGACTCTCGAATAGTGAAAGATACCAATTATTTTGGAATGAAGGGAGTAAATATTTCATAGTTTCTAcactattttttaattaaaacaaaaTTTAAAATAACATATACACATACTATAATTAGAAAATGGGCCCCCCAAATTTTGGTGGCCTAAAGCAATGGCCTAAGAGTCCTTACCCTCTGGCCAGCCTTGcaactatactaaaaatatatgtacgcttttacttgtccagtttagTAAATCAAGACAGTATATTTATCACAAGAGCTCGTTTAGATTGGCTTAAGACTTTTGATTTATAAGCCAAAGCCATAAGTTAGGAATTCTTGCTTatgacttttggcttatttttgtcatttgactttaaaaaaagtgcttaaaaatattttttattttactaaaacactacaaaagtgcttaaaagctattttggcttaaaagcacctaaaatagtCAATCTAAACAGGCTCTTAATTCCTAGGTTACCcttgtcatacccctttttaaccgggttaaatcaaagtacaacatattggtgattcctatttttgtttatttaaaggagtcgccacctaattatttatggtgaattaggacacctaaaattcattaaagtcattttaaagttaactctatttaaggtctgcgaaacttaaaattctaggtaagggttcaattagtctaaagggaaggtattaggcaccctttaagacccattaacaatggttaaccgaccggacttgcgATTAGTtaagctaagtgtaaatatagtgttATAAAAAGAACGTAGCTTTGTaaatatggctaaagttatagatagacatgtaagaatgttgtttaaaataggaTTTGTAGAAGGTAATAATTGgtataaaagaaaattttaagtgctatttaaaagtaagacttaTAAAAGATTATTAGTTCAATATAGACTCTGTAAGAATTATTTTAATAAATACATGTTTCAAGCAttgaaaaagagctaaagtgaaaaagttatccacagaactagcttgcctttttatttctcaaaataagctaacattagtgtataatttgtgatgttttgaaaatcctaagatggtaagaatgaaaaatgattcctttaacccaagaatgtgtaggcatgctatttgaaaatcaattaccccaaaataaatattagagatactataaataattttaacataaaagggAAATGATACTCGTGGAGTTAACTGTTAATTTCTCTTTGAATTATCTACctattactaaaactaaacctcatTGATTCCACTAAGGCATTAACAAgcaaaagtgttagtcatacaatataCGTTAAATGCACACgaaaataaaaatagaggggtagatataatgtaaatgggcttggcccatttggaCTGCTGTGATCTGTTTGCAACTGGGCTTCAGCCCAGTAACAATGTATATATGTTGCTGCTGTTGTCACGCTTATTGGGCTTCGACCCAGATTTTATTTCCctgtttggctgcggattggctgCTACTATATGGGGCTGATTCGAGAGAagttgtgttgggcttttagcccaacgccaagtgcggaaggagatgacgagtcgcttggactcgtatgcgagatgtcatgcataaaaatgaaaagaaaatgattagtatataatcgatgaataagattaaacacgtaaaatatacattcaaaacaaatcagtagattatgtatatactgtgtatatttagaTATATCTCATGCATACACATTCCTAAGGATGTATAGGCTAAAGTATACCAGTCATGcacgtacatatacataatcgatACAAGTATACTTAGCATATAAAGATGAATAAATGCAGATATATAACATGCTTTATAAAGCTATAGGCAGCCAACAAAGCACAACATAAGTTGcataagagtgtagaatatgaaaacAGATGGTGACTATAATGAGAAAACAGTCTTATTCAAGTTGGTGAGAATCCATGGTCCAAGAATAACAATGAGGATCGCATGGCATACAGAAAGAGGGAATGTTAATTATGTGTTCAAATTATATAAGGGCAGTACTTAGatgaaaagaaagaacaaggaaaAAAATCTCGTAAATAATGGCATCCCAAAACAAAGCTCACTGCTGAACTGGAGACATATAGAGATAAACAAAATGGGCAGTAAGGCTCCATACCAACAAACAGTTAGAGGAAAACAGGTTCAGACCTAAAATCGTGTTCAAGCAACCAAAAGAGCAGAGCAAATTCAGTTTCCAGGACAACATTACACGAATAAAGTCAAACAAACCTCAAACTATTAACAGAGAAACTGAGGAAGAAATCAACCATTTGCCCATTTAGAGTATTAAATTTGCTTACAGGAAGAAAGTTTACATGGTGACATTCTATATGTATCAAAATTAAGTACATTTATTTATCCACGCCTAACTGAACAACTATTGGACAGAAGCAGGGTTATTCATTCAGTTAAAGGGGGGATTGGAAAAAGAGGAATCGTGCAAGGTTCAGATGATGCTTCCAGAAGGAACATACATATAATCAACACATCGCATTCGAGAGAATAAAAGAGGAGACACCCTCAAACATGAAGGAAAGCAGAGCACTTATCTTTAAGCAAACATTATGAAGTTCCTGAGATCCCATTTTGGACTTAACATGCTACTTCAAGTTATTACACGTAAAATTATTTTCAATACTTAACATTTCAAGGACCTATACACATTCATTATATCGGCCTAAACTGGTTTCATTCAGCAGATAGGTTAAACTTCCTACAATGTTTCCAAAATTCAAGTATAGAACCCAACTCAACAAACCAATATGCGACTCTTTGGACTATCACTTGTTTGGAAGATCTGTGGAGGGAATTTACAGGATGTTACACTGAGCATAAATCATTTGTAAATCTTACTTTCTAAACCAACATTTAATAACTACAGATTCAAGGAAAACTGAAACATGCTTGCTCATTCTTTAACTGGCAGAACTTACtgtaaaagaaagaaagactgaAACCATACAAGGATT carries:
- the LOC132637283 gene encoding uncharacterized protein At4g15970-like, whose amino-acid sequence is IVLKNYYQINVYFQEKKKKKQQKSKLDKVLEKAAMGDKTVIITALNAAWTEPNSIFDIFLKSFRVGNQTKPLLKHVLVAALDQTACTRCLEKQLHCYALTTKGVDFSGEALYMSEDYFKITWRKIYFQCIVLEMGYNFIFTDADILWFRQPFVHFYPDADFQISCDHYSYDYMNWNNSPNSGFHYVKSNQRTVQFYKFWYNAREAHPGKHDQDVLNMIKFNPFIKDIGLKIRFLDTALFGGFCEPSKDLNLVCTMHVNCCIGIDNKMHDLTMALDDWEKYMALPGDERVSKPQTWTVPRICG